The following proteins are co-located in the Cutaneotrichosporon cavernicola HIS019 DNA, chromosome: 3 genome:
- the GEF1 gene encoding uncharacterized protein (Voltage gated chloride channel), with product MSYSPAPDGRDEEQVPMVTPARSPLPPTAEELELQHVKRYDDFSTVDWVQDSLRERHPYSQRQPKPGSVMDRLNHLDGVLGWLWRLLMRALVEGESYVIITLTGIGIGLSAALMSIMTAWLADLKLGRCSTGWWLSRKFCCLEVADEGESCEEWSRWGMFQPFPWIAYVMYAAMFAFTAAYLVRNFAPYAAGSGISEIKCILGGFIIKGYLGLETLILKALTLPLAIGSGLALGKEGPSVHVACAVGNVVARLFPRYRDSQLKMREILTASSAAGVAVAFGSPIGGVLFSIEEMNQAFSTRTMWRSFICALVATFTLASVDPFRTGKLVLFQVSYDRDWHYFEIPAYILIGVFGGCYGAFVSKFNIQVAAFRRKHLATHGVAEAVILATITAFISYLNRFLRIDMTEMMSILFRECEGGGDTDGLCQASSQWSVVNSLLIASILRTGFIIVTYGCKVPAGIFVPSMAVGATFGRMVGIIVKAIQQANPNAPWFAAACLPDQPCITPGTYAFLGAGAALGGITGLTVTVVVIMFELTGALTYILPTMIVVLVTKAVNDQIGKGGIAEQMIRFNGFPFLEKEDAESGKSLLEPISHIMRKDIVVMPSDGLSLAELSEIVQSTEYQGYPVVRSSVDRTIKGFIRKNDLRYALDRARRNYKLSPDALCTFSESADAQGDDSGLLPHPNVVVPDVAYGSEVHTVDFGQFVDETPLNVPPKMPLEIVLQLFRRMGPRVILVNHEGKLAGMVTIKDLLRHEAGEKAAQEVAAAAAVADTGHQRSSSWGEWAPTPDSRGGGRLEGLLEDGLVWAQTHGVGVVNEVISRVRSARPGAMRVSRESYSFEMNDDGRRSG from the exons ATGTCTTATTCTCCAGCCCCCGAtgggcgcgacgaggaacAGGTTCCCATGGTGACCCCTGCCCGTTCTCCACTACCACCAActgccgaggagcttgagctgCAACATGTCAA GCGATACGATGACTTTAGCACCGTAG ACTGGGTCCAGGACTCGCTACGCGAGCGGCATCCGTATTCGCAACGTCAGCCCAAGCCAGGGAGTGTGATGGACCGGCTTAaccacctcgacggcgtgctCGGATGGCTGTGGCGCCTCCTCATGCGTGCTCTggtcgagggtgagagCTATGTCATCATCACTCTGACCG GTATCGGGATCGGGCTAAGTGCCGCGCTCATGTCGATCATGACAGCTTggctcgccgacctcaaaCTTGGGCGGTGTTCGACTGGTTGGTGGCTCAGTCGCAAGTTCTGCTgtctcgaggtcgcggacgaAGGCGAGAGCTGTGAGGAGTGGAGCCGTTGGGGCATGTTCCAGCCGTTCCCTTGGATCGCCTACGTCATGTACGCG gcgATGTTTGCATTCACAGCGGCTTACCTCGTGCGCAACTTTGCCCCGTATGCCGCGGGTTCGGGTATCTCGGAGATCAAGTGCATTCTCGGCGGGTTCATTATCAAGGGATATCTCGGGCTCGAGaccctcatcctcaaggCCTTGACCCTG CCTCTCGCTATCGGATCAGGTCTTGCtctcggcaaggagggTCCTTCCGTCCACGTCGCGTGTGCCGTCGGCAACGTGGTCGCACGACTATTTCCTCGGTATCGCGACAGCCAAC TCAAGATGCGTGAGATCTTAACCGCGTCAAGTGCTGCTGGTGTCGCTGTCGCCTTCGGATCGCCGATCGGCGGCGTGTTGTTCTCGATTGAG GAAATGAACCAGGCCTTTTCAACAAGGACTATGTGGCGCAGCTTTATATGTGCCTTGGTCGCGACGTTCACACTGGCCTCGGTCGACCCATTCCGGACCGGCAAGCTTGTCCTGTTCCAAGTCTCGTACGACCGAGACTGGCACTACTTCGAGATCCCGGCATACATACTGATCGGTGTTTTTGGC GGCTGCTACGGTGCGTTCGTGTCAAAGTTCAACATCCAGGTTGCTGCGTTCCGACGCAAGCACCTCGCGACACACGGTGTCGCCGAAGCCGTCATCCTGGCTACGATTACCGCCTTCATCTCCTACCTGAACCGCTTCCTGCGCATCGACATGACAGAGATGATGTCGATCCTTTTCCgcgagtgcgagggcggcggtgacACCGACGGCCTTTGTCAGGCCTCCTCGCAATGGAGCGTTGTCAactcgctcctcatcgcgaGCATCCTCCGCACCGGCTTCATCATCGTCACATACGGCTGTAAGGTGCCGGCTGGTATCTTCGTGCCGTCCATGGCTGTCGGCGCAACGTTTGGCCGCATGGTCGGCATCATCGTCAAGGCCATTCAACA GGCAAATCCCAACGCTCCTTGGTTCGCTGCCGCGTGTCTGCCTGACCAGCCGTGCATCACGCCAGGGACGTATGCGTTCCTCGGTGCAGGCGCAgccctcggcggcatcACTGGCCTCACTGTTACTGTTGTGGTCATCATGTTCGAACTCACCGGGGCATTGACCTACATCCTTCCCACTATG attgtcgtcctcgtcaccaaGGCTGTCAACGACCAGATTGGCAAGGGCGGCATCGCGGAACAGATGATTCGCTTCAACGGCTTCCCATTCTTGGAGAAGGAAGACGCCGAGTCTGGAAAGTCGCTCCTTGAGCCAA TCTCACACATCATGCGCAAGGACATTGTCGTCATGCCGTCCGACGGCCTTTCACTGGCAGAACTGAGCGAGATTGTCCAGAGCACCGAGTACCAGGGATACCCCGTCGTCCGCTCCTCGGTAGACCGCACAATAAAGGGCTTCATCCGCAAGAACGACTTGCGAtacgcgctcgaccgcgcgcgGCGAAACTATAAACTCTCCCCTGACGCGCTGTGCACGTTCTCCGAGTCCGCGGACGCGCAAGGTGACGATTCGGGCCTCCTTCCCCATCCCAACGTCGTGGTGCCTGACGTCGCGTACGGTTCAGAGGTGCATACCGTCGACTTTGGACAATTCGTGGACGAGACTCCGCTAAACGTACCACCCAAGATGCCGCTCGAGATCGTCCTCCAGTTATTCCGCCGTATGGGACCCCGTGTCATCTTAGTCAACCACGAGGGCAAACTTGCAGGCATGGTGACGATCAAGGACCTGCTGCGACATGAGGCAGGCGAGAAGGCTGCACAGGAggtggccgccgccgccgctgtcgCGGACACAGGCCACCAGCGCTCGAGTTCGTGGGGCGAGTGGGCCCCTACACCAGACTCGCGCGGTGGCGGGAGACTTGAGgggctcctcgaggacggaCTGGTGTGGGCTCAGACGCACGGCGTAGGTGTCGTCAACGAGGTGATTTCACGTGTGCGCAGCGCCCGTCCTGGCGCGATGCGAGTTAGCCGCGAGTCATATTCGTTTGAGATGAACGACGACGGACGACGGAGCGGGTAA
- a CDS encoding uncharacterized protein (WSC domain) has product MALAALFISASISVSGALAAPAPAAQPQPALRERYYGDIFGLSPPPPLLERRAVLPAGWNYDGCVTESNGVRLLQGFGFSSPSNSPSFCIAECARRGFSIAGTEYGGECYCANALTGDGGRKAPDDVCSMACQGEPGTKCGAAWYLSLYKLNPSTGGSGGGQVPSNCPTTSSPSSTTKATTTTTATTATTKSTTASNPTATGVVVPVPPNVPAATEQPLVWAHHMVGNTYSYANSDWQADINAAASQAIDGFALNIGIEGWQTDQAAVAYRVAEARGSFKMFLSLDMTSLPCGSAADANRLVNLVRQLASSPAQAMYRGKVLVSTFAGSDCTFGTGTNAGWQTMFVDPLVRAGVKIFFIPSVFMNPADFSKLTWMDGELNWNSAWPVGNKEIDTATDVAYRAGLGGKTYMTAVSPFFFTHFGVNSWNKNWIYRSDNWLYCTRWEQIIAQRGVSTMTEILTWNDYGESSYIGPIRGSLPATSERWVNGFDHSALAPITKYYATAYKTGSYPRVDKDQIILWARPHAARAQAPDPVGRPTGYDWTDDNLYAVVFATAPSVATLTSGGNSMSFSVPAGLSKIKMPLAPGTIGGTIERGGQRVVTFSAGAQYSFTTTPTAYNYNYWVGSS; this is encoded by the coding sequence ATGGCGCTGGCCGCTCTCTTCATCTCCGCCTCTATCTCTGTGTCCGGCGCACTGGCTGCGCCGGCCCCAGCcgcccagccccagccgGCTCTGCGGGAACGATACTATGGCGACATCTTTGGACTatctcctccgccaccgCTCTTGGAGAGACGCGCCGTCCTCCCTGCCGGATGGAATTATGACGGCTGCGTCACCGAGAGTAATGGGGTGCGGTTACTACAAGGTTTCGGGTTCAGCTCGCCTTCGAACTCGCCGTCTTTCTGCATCGCCGagtgcgcgcgccgaggttTCTCAATCGCAGGTACAGAGTACGGCGGCGAGTGTTATTGCGCCAATGCGTTGACTGGCGATGGAGGGAGGAAAGCACCAGACGACGTGTGTAGTATGGCCTGCCAAGGTGAGCCGGGAACAAAGTGCGGTGCGGCTTGGTACCTCTCGCTGTACAAGTTGAACCCGAGCACCGGAGGCTCGGGAGGCGGACAGGTGCCCTCCAACTGCCCAACGACTTCTTCCCCCTCATCGACTACCAaggccaccaccaccaccaccgcgaCTACTGCCACCACCAAGTCCACCACTGCCAGCAACCCCACCGCGACGGGCGTCGTCGTACCCGTCCCCCCCAACGTCCCGGCAGCAACTGAACAACCTTTAGTCTGGGCGCACCACATGGTCGGCAATACATACAGCTATGCGAATTCCGACTGGCAAGCCGACATCAACGCAGCGGCGAGCCAGGCAATCGACGGCTTTGCCCTCAACATCGGCATTGAGGGGTGGCAGACCGATCAGGCCGCCGTAGCCTACCGTGTCGCCGAAGCACGCGGATCATTCAAAATGTTCCTCAGCCTTGACATGACTTCTCTCCCCTGCGGTTCGGCTGCCGATGCCAaccgcctcgtcaaccttGTGCGGCAACTTGCCTCTTCCCCCGCACAGGCAATGTACCGGGGCAAGGTCCTAGTTTCGACCTTTGCTGGCTCGGACTGTACTTTCGGCACAGGCACAAACGCCGGATGGCAGACAATGTTTGTGGATCCCCTCGTGAGGGCAGGCGTCAAGATTTTCTTCATCCCGTCCGTGTTTATGAACCCGGCCGACTTCTCCAAGCTCACGTGGatggacggcgagctcaaCTGGAACTCTGCGTGGCCTGTCGGCAACAAAGAAATTGACACGGCTACGGATGTAGCCTATCGCGCAGGTCTTGGTGGAAAGACGTACATGACGGCCGtgtcgcccttcttcttcaccCATTTCGGCGTAAATTCATGGAACAAGAACTGGATCTACCGCTCCGACAACTGGTTGTATTGCACCCGCTGGGAACAGATCATTGCCCAGCGCGGTGTCAGCACCATGACCGAAATCCTCACTTGGAACGACTACGGAGAGAGCTCGTACATCGGCCCTATCCGGGGTTCTCTTCCCGCCACCTCGGAACGATGGGTCAATGGGTTCGACCACTCCGCCCTAGCCCCGATTACAAAATACTACGCAACGGCGTACAAGACGGGTTCCTACCCTCGGGTCGACAAGGACCAAATCATCCTCTGGGCACGACCGCACGCTGcgcgcgctcaagcgccCGATCCGGTTGGACGCCCGACCGGCTACGACTGGACCGACGATAACCTCTACGCAGTCGTGTTCGCTACCGCCCCATCAGTCGCTACCCTCACGTCTGGGGGCAACTCCATGTCCTTCTCGGTTCCCGCTGGACTAAGCAAGATCAAGATGCCTCTCGCGCCTGGCACCATTGGCGGTACTAtcgagcgcggcggacAGCGCGTCGTGACGTTTAGCGCGGGCGCACAGTACTCATTCACGACCACGCCAACGGCATACAACTACAACTACTGGGTCGGGAGCAGCTAG